A single Nitrosospira multiformis ATCC 25196 DNA region contains:
- a CDS encoding AI-2E family transporter, with amino-acid sequence MSAVPEKLLPERLDGESEEGPPGTSAQAIDEEAAAPRALPRFGTAIALWIIALVVLLGGLHFAQTFFVPLLFGVLVSNALSPVVDWLERCRVPRILGAALVLVVLLGGVSWVTLSLSGDASLIVEKLPEVAHKLRHSLRTLRSEGPSVLQQVEKAAKELEKAAVDAGLKSPAAAVVITSHAEDGAWVKDFLLKQSALLVSFAAQMPVVLLLTYFLLAAGTHFRRKLIKLVGPSLTRKKDAVRILEEVHLQVQRYLLVLIISNTLIAVLTWWAFELYGLEHAGVWGVAAGILRFVPYLGTMTILLASGIAGLLQFGSLPLALAIAATAVLISGSIGMLFGTWLQGRFARVNEAVLFIVLLFFGWLWGVAGLLLGAPLLAVAKVVCDRIESLKPVGEMLGR; translated from the coding sequence ATGAGTGCTGTGCCGGAAAAGCTGCTTCCTGAAAGACTGGATGGGGAATCAGAAGAAGGTCCTCCCGGCACTTCCGCTCAGGCGATAGATGAGGAGGCCGCGGCACCTCGCGCTCTACCTCGTTTTGGGACAGCTATCGCACTCTGGATAATCGCGCTGGTCGTGCTGTTGGGAGGCCTGCATTTCGCGCAGACCTTTTTTGTTCCCTTGTTGTTCGGCGTTCTCGTGAGTAACGCGTTAAGTCCTGTAGTTGATTGGCTCGAGCGCTGCCGCGTCCCTCGCATACTCGGGGCTGCGCTTGTGCTTGTTGTCCTGCTTGGCGGCGTTTCATGGGTAACCTTATCCTTGAGCGGTGATGCAAGTCTTATAGTTGAAAAACTTCCTGAAGTTGCGCACAAATTGCGGCATAGTCTGAGAACGCTGCGATCCGAGGGTCCAAGCGTATTGCAGCAGGTCGAGAAAGCGGCGAAAGAGCTTGAGAAGGCGGCGGTAGATGCAGGGTTGAAATCGCCCGCGGCGGCAGTGGTTATTACAAGCCACGCGGAAGATGGCGCATGGGTCAAGGATTTTCTACTCAAGCAATCCGCGTTGCTGGTCTCGTTTGCCGCGCAAATGCCGGTCGTGTTGCTGCTGACCTATTTCCTGCTGGCAGCAGGGACACATTTTCGCCGCAAGCTCATAAAACTGGTCGGGCCATCTCTGACACGCAAAAAGGATGCGGTTCGAATACTGGAGGAAGTACATTTGCAGGTCCAGCGCTACCTGCTTGTCTTGATCATATCGAATACTTTGATCGCCGTACTCACCTGGTGGGCATTTGAATTGTATGGATTGGAACACGCCGGAGTGTGGGGGGTCGCTGCCGGCATATTACGTTTTGTTCCTTATCTCGGGACGATGACTATCCTGCTGGCAAGCGGTATAGCAGGCTTGCTGCAATTTGGTTCTCTTCCGCTTGCGCTCGCGATAGCTGCGACAGCAGTTTTGATTTCCGGCTCTATTGGAATGTTGTTCGGCACTTGGTTGCAGGGAAGATTCGCGCGAGTGAATGAGGCGGTGCTGTTCATCGTGCTGTTATTTTTTGGCTGGCTGTGGGGCGTGGCCGGCTTGCTTCTGGGGGCGCCGCTATTGGCCGTCGCAAAAGTGGTTTGCGATCGGATCGAATCGCTCAAGCCCGTGGGTGAAATGCTGGGGCGGTAG
- a CDS encoding MgtC/SapB family protein yields MEGWWLEVYKTIIVEFSDLPTAVEFTRVILRLAIAAILGALLGLEREHSGKAAGVRTHMLVAVGAAIFVLVPQQMQMPDAEVSRVIQGVITGVGFLGAGTILKSANEETIKGLTTAAGVWLTAAVGIAAGLGREGSAVLSAFLAFVILHLVPKILPKGTPH; encoded by the coding sequence ATGGAGGGATGGTGGCTCGAAGTATATAAAACGATAATAGTGGAGTTCTCCGATCTGCCCACTGCTGTCGAATTTACCCGTGTCATCCTGCGCTTGGCGATAGCTGCAATATTGGGAGCGTTGCTGGGCCTGGAGCGCGAACATAGCGGCAAGGCGGCGGGGGTGCGCACTCACATGCTGGTCGCCGTCGGCGCGGCTATCTTCGTGCTCGTTCCCCAGCAAATGCAAATGCCTGATGCAGAGGTGTCGCGTGTAATTCAAGGCGTCATTACGGGTGTCGGGTTTCTGGGGGCCGGGACCATTCTTAAAAGCGCCAATGAGGAAACAATAAAAGGGCTGACAACGGCGGCGGGTGTATGGCTGACAGCTGCGGTGGGTATCGCGGCGGGTTTAGGGCGGGAAGGTTCGGCCGTTCTCAGCGCTTTTCTTGCATTTGTCATTTTACATCTCGTGCCCAAAATCCTGCCAAAAGGCACACCGCATTAG